Proteins encoded within one genomic window of Leptolyngbya sp. SIO1E4:
- a CDS encoding DUF1822 family protein, whose amino-acid sequence MVSLLSTRPDFSSLAEVTVLPEPLIEQALRRCQGVPDGDKQWDCYLRSLALVGVRHWLETGSIPFNIRLSDRQPATITSMLQVNGWRVGVAIVRSLPTEAVAIPRAAIAGATAIDLWLLVEVQEELSQIKVLRGLESQHIAARSTVLSTAGEYVLPLTAFTLPPDRVLFQLNHLPALDTQAAHQPRPQALGQAVMNAGRWLNNQLDDVAQQFAWTLLDPLMPASELRSPTQELESILQEVQPRSLQVPQRARAAYKEVSVAAVPLRLYALIWSVLEGPTPEWSLLVFLGPMPGEILPAGIRIRIRDAESVLVEETFSARSEAAYLYAQVFGRWDETFDLEIFAPHSDEPLTLPAFGFQPET is encoded by the coding sequence ATGGTTAGTCTCTTGTCTACCCGACCCGATTTCTCCTCCTTAGCAGAGGTCACGGTCTTACCAGAACCCCTAATCGAGCAGGCTTTGCGCCGCTGCCAGGGCGTTCCCGATGGCGACAAGCAGTGGGACTGCTACCTGCGATCGCTGGCGTTAGTTGGCGTACGTCACTGGCTCGAAACGGGCAGTATCCCCTTCAATATTCGGCTCAGCGATCGCCAACCGGCTACCATCACCTCGATGCTGCAAGTGAATGGCTGGCGGGTCGGCGTGGCGATCGTGCGCAGCCTACCCACCGAAGCCGTTGCAATTCCCCGAGCCGCGATCGCCGGTGCCACCGCCATTGACCTTTGGCTCCTGGTCGAAGTGCAAGAAGAACTGAGTCAAATTAAGGTGCTGCGCGGCCTCGAAAGTCAGCACATTGCCGCTCGTTCCACCGTGCTCAGTACCGCTGGCGAATACGTTTTGCCCCTCACAGCCTTTACTCTGCCGCCGGATCGGGTCTTGTTTCAGCTCAATCACTTACCGGCTTTGGACACCCAGGCAGCGCACCAACCTCGTCCCCAAGCCCTAGGCCAAGCAGTGATGAATGCCGGTCGCTGGCTCAACAACCAACTCGATGACGTTGCCCAACAGTTTGCCTGGACGCTGCTAGATCCGCTCATGCCCGCCAGTGAACTGCGATCGCCCACCCAAGAACTGGAGTCCATTTTGCAAGAGGTGCAGCCCCGCAGTTTGCAGGTTCCTCAACGAGCCCGAGCCGCCTATAAGGAAGTCTCTGTGGCGGCGGTGCCTTTGCGTCTTTATGCCCTCATCTGGAGTGTTTTAGAAGGCCCAACTCCTGAGTGGAGTTTGCTCGTGTTTCTCGGCCCTATGCCGGGGGAAATCTTGCCCGCTGGCATCCGGATCCGGATTCGGGATGCGGAGTCAGTGCTGGTAGAAGAAACCTTTTCAGCCCGCTCTGAGGCTGCCTATTTGTATGCCCAGGTGTTTGGTCGCTGGGATGAAACCTTTGATTTGGAGATTTTTGCCCCCCATAGCGATGAACCCTTGACCTTGCCAGCCTTTGGATTTCAGCCGGAGACATAG